CGGTGACAGGGGGACGATCGATGATTATATCGTCGCTTCCCTCGGCTTCCTTGAAGAGGCGGCGCGGGGGCTGAGGGCGGGGGATTTTACGGCAAGGCCGCTCCAGGAGTATAACTGCAGGAACTGTCATGAGTACTCCCTCTGCCCCTACATCCAACAATGATTTTTGAAGATCGGAGGAATCGTCGTGAAGTCCTATCGTAAAGAACTCTCCTTCACTACTCCTGCGAGGAAGGCGTTTATCAATATCACTCCTCATGTGGAGGCATGCCTGAGGGAGAGCGGCGTCAAGGACGGACTTGTGCTCGTCAACGCGATGCATATCACGGCATCGGTTTTTATCAATGATGACGAATCCGGGCTCCATCACGATTTTGACGTCTGGCTCGAAAAGCTCGCACCCCACGAACCGGTGAAGCAATATCAGCATAATGTCGGAGAGGATAATGCCGATGCCCATCTCAAACGGCAGATCATGGGGAGAGACGTCGTCGTAGCCATAACCGACGGAAGGCTGGATTTCGGTCCCTGGGAACAGATTTTTTACGGTGAGTTCGACGGAAGACGAAAGAAGCGGGTCCTCGTAAAGATTATCGGGGAATGACCATGAAAAGAATGAAAGACAGGCAGTCACATGAGCGGGTTCGGCAATGAACGAGAGTTACCTTGACATAACGAAGAGCGTGCTGATCTCCTCTCCTGCCGGTTCGGGGAAGACCGAGAAGCTTGCGAGGAGATATATCGCGCTCCTCAAGAACGGTTCGGAGATCGAGAGGATTCTTGCCATCACCTTTACCGATAAGGCCGCTGCGGAGATGAAGGAGCGGATCATAAAGATTCTGAAGGCCGAAGACCCCGACATGTTCGCTGCGATACGTAACCGGATGCCGAGGACTCGAATCTCGACAATACATTCCTTCTGTCTCAGACTCCTAAAAAGGTTCTGCCTCGATCTCGGCATAGACCCGGCCTTGGAGGTGATGGACAGCTTTCACGCCGACACCCTCTGGTCTGAGGCGGTCTATGAATCCCTTCTCGAAGACGGTTTATCAGGTGAAAAGGCGTTCTATGAACTCATCAGGCACAAGGGGATTAAAGGCTGGAACAAGCTCTATGCCGTACTCTGGGAACTCCACGGCAAGAGGCCCCATATCGAACTCGGGATCAAACAGATGGTAGAGACCGAAATTGACGGGAAGTCATGCGACCGTCTGCCGCCTGACCACCCGGAAAGGATAATTACCCTTTATTGCCGGTGTCTCGACCGTTACCGGAAGAAAAAGATCGAAAGGCATCTTCTCGATTACAGCGATCTTGAACTGATGGCGTATGAGGCGATTTCGAGAAATCCGGAATGGCAGAACATCCTCTTTTCCTTCGACGAACATACGGACCATATCCTCGTCGATGAATTTCAGGACACGAGTTCCCTCCAGTGGAAACTCATCGACAAGCTCACCGAAGAATGGCGTTCGGGCGCCGGCCGTAAGAGAAGTTCCGGTATAAAGCCGTCGAT
The DNA window shown above is from Thermodesulfovibrionales bacterium and carries:
- a CDS encoding secondary thiamine-phosphate synthase enzyme YjbQ, with protein sequence MKSYRKELSFTTPARKAFINITPHVEACLRESGVKDGLVLVNAMHITASVFINDDESGLHHDFDVWLEKLAPHEPVKQYQHNVGEDNADAHLKRQIMGRDVVVAITDGRLDFGPWEQIFYGEFDGRRKKRVLVKIIGE
- a CDS encoding UvrD-helicase domain-containing protein; the encoded protein is MNESYLDITKSVLISSPAGSGKTEKLARRYIALLKNGSEIERILAITFTDKAAAEMKERIIKILKAEDPDMFAAIRNRMPRTRISTIHSFCLRLLKRFCLDLGIDPALEVMDSFHADTLWSEAVYESLLEDGLSGEKAFYELIRHKGIKGWNKLYAVLWELHGKRPHIELGIKQMVETEIDGKSCDRLPPDHPERIITLYCRCLDRYRKKKIERHLLDYSDLELMAYEAISRNPEWQNILFSFDEHTDHILVDEFQDTSSLQWKLIDKLTEEWRSGAGRKRSSGIKPSIFLVGDDKQSIYSFRGANVSLFKNARRHLAEWLGEEYHFIEVKENYRSLPPVVKFVNALFEKVMPTSLYEEERIEYTPFEATRQCADVGGSGVELLLIDSAEGMRETRKAEASVIVEKMKGL